Proteins encoded together in one Porites lutea chromosome 2, jaPorLute2.1, whole genome shotgun sequence window:
- the LOC140926258 gene encoding uncharacterized protein — MQGLISPSTPLLPASEITLIYFVYHLAKTVSYNTLKLYLFAVQDLHRQYNFPLKLPKMFRLQMVLNGIKRSQTPVKLVRYPITIQILESIFNSYQPHLSCDLNYIMLWAAFTLAFFGFLRSSEFTCNDQVFDPETHLCFKDVTFVPNIESPNYMLVLIKRSKTDPFRHGCTLTLARSTTSICAVMAMKDYVLQCQPSSAGPLSSPHLYFSDLRNYECPIERGF, encoded by the coding sequence ATGCAAGGGTTAATTAGCCCCTCTACGCCCCTTCTCCCCGCGTCTGAAATTACCCTGATTTATTTTGTCTACCACTTAGCCAAAACCGTTTCCTACAATACCCTTAAGCTATACCTGTTTGCCGTTCAAGACCTCCATAGGCAATACAATTTCCCCTTAAAACTCCCAAAAATGTTTAGACTCCAGATGGTCCTTAATGGGATCAAACGTTCCCAAACCCCGGTAAAATTAGTTCGTTACCCAATTACAATCCAAATCCTGGAGTCTATTTTCAACTCTTACCAACCGCACTTGAGTTGTGACCTTAATTACATTATGCTCTGGGCAGCCTTCACCTTAGCCTTTTTCGGTTTTTTACGTTCAAGCGAATTTACCTGCAATGACCAAGTCTTTGACCCAGAAACTCACCTTTGCTTTAAGGATGTCACCTTTGTCCCTAACATTGAATCCCCCAATTACATGCTAGTCCTCATTAAACGGTCCAAAACAGATCCCTTCCGCCATGGTTGCACCCTAACCCTAGCAAGGTCCACTACCTCCATCTGTGCTGTTATGGCTATGAAAGATTATGTGTTACAATGCCAACCATCATCAGCAGGCCCCCTCAGTTCACCTcatttatattttagtgatctgcgaaactacgagtgtccgatcgagcgagggttttaa
- the LOC140926259 gene encoding uncharacterized protein, giving the protein MEARLPLDKLIRAKQALQQWLHRKSATLKELQSLIGTLQFACRVVAPGRAFLQRIISLTKGITNSRWHIKLNGEFRKDISMWLNFLNHWNGVSLFLGGDVLSSPDLQLFTDASGSYGYGGYLNGEWFQATWLPQHLLNPTMGISIDWQELFAIYIACYLWGPSWSGKHICMWCDNLPVVSIINSKRSKSPRIMDLVRAITILTLEHNFSFTARHIPGLDNSISDSLSRFQMDRFRHLAPNASPSPCIIPPLATSI; this is encoded by the coding sequence ATGGAAGCTCGCCTTCCCTTGGACAAACTAATCCGTGCTAAACAGGCCCTTCAACAGTGGTTACACCGTAAATCTGCCACTTTGAAGGAACTTCAGTCCCTGATCGGTACCCTACAATTTGCCTGCAGGGTTGTTGCCCCGGGCCGGGCTTTTCTGCAAAGAATAATAAGTTTAACAAAGGGCATCACTAACTCTCGCTGGCACATTAAATTGAATGGGGAATTCCGCAAAGACATTTCCATGTGGTTAAACTTCCTTAACCATTGGAATGGAGTTAGCCTTTTCTTAGGGGGTGATGTCCTCTCCTCACCTGACCTGCAATTATTTACGGACGCCTCTGGTTCCTATGGGTATGGTGGCTATCTCAATGGGGAATGGTTTCAGGCTACCTGGCTCCCTCAACACCTCCTTAACCCCACCATGGGTATCAGCATTGATTGGCAGGAACTGTTTGCAATTTACATTGCCTGCTACCTCTGGGGCCCTTCCTGGTCAGGCAAACATATTTGTATGTGGTGCGACAACTTGCCAGTTGTCTCCATCATCAACTCCAAACGCTCTAAGTCCCCTAGGATCATGGACCTCGTACGAGCTATTACAATTCTTACCTTAGAACACAATTTTTCCTTTACTGCTAGACATATCCCTGGACTAGATAATTCAATATCTGATTCTTTGTCCCGTTTTCAGATGGACCGCTTCCGTCACCTGGCTCCCAACGCCTCACCCTCCCCCTGCATCATCCCTCCATTAGCGACATCAATTTAA